In a genomic window of Roseiflexus castenholzii DSM 13941:
- a CDS encoding cysteine desulfurase-like protein: protein MSALDLTWIRAQFPALMQEMNGRPVVFFDGPGGTQVPRRVIDAMAEYLTLYNSNTHGAFATSQRTDATVDAARVAMADFLGCDADEVVFGPNMTTLTFAISRAFGRDIRPGDEIVVTRLDHDANVAPWQALEERGAIIRMVDIDVEDCTLDMADMARAINSRTKLVAVGYASNAVGTINDVATITRMAHDVGALVYIDAVHYAPHGPIDVRALDCDFLACSPYKFFAPHMGALYGKREHLERLRPYKVRPASDAVPDRWETGTKNHEGLAGVTAAIDYLAELGRRVKPTTTRRAALVQAMEAIQAYERTLSHHLIAGLLAIPGLTFYGISDPARFAWRTPTVAVRLEGSTPRELARRLGDQGIFCWDGNYYAINLTERLGVEADGGMLRIGLVHYNTAEEIDRLLEVMRG from the coding sequence ATGAGCGCCCTCGATCTGACCTGGATTCGTGCTCAGTTTCCTGCCTTGATGCAGGAAATGAACGGTCGTCCCGTCGTGTTTTTCGACGGTCCTGGAGGAACGCAGGTTCCCCGGCGGGTGATTGACGCAATGGCGGAGTATCTGACTCTGTATAACTCGAATACGCATGGCGCTTTTGCGACCAGCCAGCGTACCGATGCAACGGTTGACGCCGCGCGTGTTGCCATGGCTGATTTTCTGGGATGCGACGCTGATGAGGTGGTCTTTGGTCCGAACATGACCACGCTGACCTTTGCGATCAGCCGGGCATTCGGGCGCGATATCCGCCCCGGCGACGAGATTGTGGTCACCCGCCTGGATCACGATGCGAACGTGGCGCCCTGGCAGGCGCTCGAAGAACGTGGTGCGATCATTCGCATGGTCGATATCGATGTGGAAGATTGCACGCTCGACATGGCGGACATGGCGCGCGCGATCAATTCCCGCACGAAGCTGGTTGCAGTCGGATATGCATCGAATGCGGTTGGCACAATCAACGATGTGGCCACCATCACGCGGATGGCACACGACGTCGGTGCGCTGGTGTACATCGATGCCGTCCACTACGCCCCCCATGGTCCTATCGATGTGCGCGCGCTCGACTGTGATTTTCTGGCATGCTCACCCTACAAGTTTTTCGCACCGCATATGGGAGCGCTTTACGGCAAGCGCGAGCATCTGGAACGTCTGCGTCCGTACAAAGTGCGTCCCGCTTCTGATGCGGTTCCCGACCGCTGGGAGACCGGCACGAAAAACCACGAAGGGCTGGCGGGGGTCACGGCGGCAATCGACTATCTGGCGGAACTGGGTCGGCGGGTGAAACCGACGACGACGCGGCGCGCGGCGCTTGTGCAGGCGATGGAGGCTATTCAGGCATATGAGCGCACTCTCTCACACCATCTGATCGCCGGTCTGCTCGCCATACCAGGATTGACATTCTACGGCATCAGCGATCCGGCGCGCTTTGCATGGCGCACACCAACCGTCGCGGTGCGTCTGGAGGGGAGCACTCCGCGCGAACTTGCCAGGCGCCTGGGCGATCAGGGTATTTTCTGCTGGGACGGCAACTACTATGCGATCAATCTGACAGAGCGCCTCGGCGTCGAAGCAGACGGCGGCATGCTACGGATTGGACTGGTGCACTACAATACCGCAGAGGAGATCGATCGGTTGCTGGAGGTGATGAGGGGTTAG
- a CDS encoding DUF11 domain-containing protein — MNANIASATSDPNTTNNPASSTTTVTVNADLSVRISADKPIIRPGETLTYTVEANNSGPEFANDVTLTMAVPDGTAFVSLTRPPGWDCTTPAVGATGPITCTTAALDVATDTFVLTVTANAASEDTTITNTTTIASPVTDGDPGNNTATVSTALWTKLRVYLPLISR, encoded by the coding sequence TTGAACGCGAACATTGCCAGTGCAACGTCCGATCCAAACACGACCAACAATCCCGCCAGCAGCACGACGACGGTCACGGTGAATGCCGATCTGAGCGTGCGCATCAGCGCCGACAAACCGATCATTCGCCCTGGAGAGACCCTGACCTACACGGTCGAAGCCAACAACAGCGGACCCGAATTTGCCAATGATGTCACGCTCACCATGGCAGTGCCGGACGGTACGGCTTTTGTGTCGCTCACCAGACCGCCAGGATGGGACTGCACCACGCCGGCGGTCGGTGCAACCGGACCGATCACCTGCACCACTGCTGCGCTCGACGTGGCAACCGATACGTTTGTCCTCACGGTCACAGCCAATGCTGCGTCAGAGGATACAACGATCACGAACACCACCACTATCGCTTCACCTGTCACCGACGGGGATCCGGGCAACAACACGGCGACGGTATCGACCGCGCTCTGGACGAAACTGCGCGTCTATCTTCCATTGATATCCCGATGA
- a CDS encoding phosphoenolpyruvate carboxylase, whose product MSIGLGDIPAQARIERDLRWLLDRFYEALDAAGAADIHALLPWTGNPSCPVRLPERAPQAYAIAFQLLNLVEENAEAQTRRSAETIDGPAALRGLWGQILVQLRDAGLSAAQIAAALPRIQVELVLTAHPTEAKRATVLAHYRELYLQLVKAENQMWTPLERQGIAEDVRAILERLWRTGDIFLKRPDVSSELRNVIHYLRNVFPEALAYHDQRLRQIWEAIGNDPALLDDPDSLPLITFGTWVGGDRDGHPLVTADVTRMALMELRSHALELLRDQLTTLVRRLSLSNLLQTPPDFLTSALHHYADLLGDAGQQALDRNPHEPWRQMVNLMLARLPETAGVPAPGHYTRAAELIADLRLLDESLVAVGATRLARSDVRPLIRSVRVFGFHLAVLDIRQNSAFHDRALAQLLTAAGIDGSDYPSWDEARRMALIEAELESPRPFTRMGMPVGPEAEAVLSCYRVLVEHIHSYGADGLGALIVSMTRNLSDLLVVFLFARETGLLVSTPEGPVCPLPIVPLFETIDDLERSPLVLRDYLAHPIVQRSLEWQRQTRGAPERVQQVMIGYSDSNKDGGIGASLWALQKAQQALAAEGRMAGVRIRFFHGRGGTMSRGAGPTGRFIRALPVEALAGDLRMTEQGETISQKYANRISAVYNFELLLAGVTGSTLRPYTPRPQHLTMALDLLARHSQRAYRALVEHERFLPFFREATPIDAIEASRIGSRPARRTGAQSLTDLRAIPWVFSWNQARFYLSGWYGIGSGLAMVQAEEPALFDTLCAEMREWAPLHYLLGNAATSVMNADEHIMRAYAELVHDPVTRTVILDTILEEFARTRAMLERVYGGSLEEKRPYIARQLELRRAGLYSLHREQITSLRSWRAVRNLDPEAGEAQLRLLLLLINAIAAGLRATG is encoded by the coding sequence ATGAGCATCGGTTTGGGCGACATACCGGCGCAGGCACGCATCGAGCGTGATCTGCGCTGGCTGCTTGATCGGTTCTACGAGGCGCTTGATGCCGCCGGCGCCGCCGATATTCATGCGCTGCTGCCCTGGACGGGGAATCCGTCGTGTCCGGTGCGGTTGCCTGAGCGTGCGCCACAGGCATATGCCATTGCGTTTCAGTTGCTCAACTTGGTTGAAGAGAATGCTGAAGCGCAAACGCGCCGCTCTGCGGAGACCATTGATGGACCGGCTGCACTGCGTGGTCTCTGGGGACAGATCCTGGTTCAGTTGCGCGATGCAGGGTTGAGTGCAGCGCAGATTGCCGCTGCGTTGCCGCGCATACAGGTCGAACTCGTGTTGACGGCGCATCCCACCGAAGCCAAACGCGCGACAGTGCTGGCGCACTACCGTGAGCTTTACCTGCAACTGGTCAAAGCCGAAAACCAGATGTGGACGCCGCTGGAGCGGCAGGGCATTGCTGAGGATGTGCGCGCGATTCTGGAGCGGCTCTGGCGAACCGGCGACATCTTTCTCAAGCGACCCGATGTTTCCTCCGAGCTGCGCAACGTCATTCACTACCTTCGCAATGTGTTCCCCGAAGCGCTGGCATACCACGATCAACGGTTACGTCAGATATGGGAGGCGATTGGCAATGATCCGGCGTTGCTGGATGATCCCGACTCGCTGCCGTTGATTACCTTTGGGACATGGGTCGGCGGCGACCGGGATGGGCATCCGTTGGTGACCGCCGATGTCACCCGCATGGCGTTGATGGAATTGCGCTCGCATGCGCTCGAACTGCTGCGTGATCAATTAACAACGCTGGTGCGGCGTCTGAGTTTGTCTAATCTGCTGCAAACCCCGCCTGATTTCCTGACAAGCGCGTTGCACCATTATGCTGATCTGTTGGGAGATGCAGGGCAGCAGGCGCTGGATCGCAATCCGCACGAACCGTGGCGCCAGATGGTCAACCTGATGCTGGCGCGGTTGCCGGAAACCGCTGGCGTGCCCGCGCCTGGACATTACACGCGCGCTGCCGAACTCATTGCCGACCTGCGCCTGCTTGACGAGTCGCTTGTGGCAGTGGGTGCGACGCGGTTGGCCCGATCCGACGTGCGCCCGCTCATTCGCAGCGTCCGTGTCTTTGGCTTTCACCTCGCGGTGCTCGATATTCGACAGAACAGCGCATTTCACGATCGGGCGCTGGCGCAACTTCTCACGGCGGCCGGCATCGACGGGAGCGATTACCCCTCCTGGGACGAAGCCCGCCGCATGGCGCTGATCGAAGCGGAACTGGAGTCGCCGCGTCCCTTTACTCGAATGGGCATGCCCGTCGGACCAGAAGCCGAGGCTGTACTGAGTTGTTATCGGGTGCTGGTCGAACACATCCACTCCTATGGCGCCGATGGATTGGGTGCGCTGATCGTCAGTATGACACGCAACCTGTCCGATCTCCTGGTTGTCTTCCTTTTCGCCCGTGAAACGGGATTGCTCGTCAGCACGCCGGAAGGTCCGGTCTGTCCTTTGCCGATTGTGCCACTCTTCGAGACGATCGACGATCTGGAACGGAGTCCGCTGGTTCTGCGCGACTACCTGGCGCATCCGATCGTACAGCGCAGTCTGGAGTGGCAACGGCAGACGCGAGGAGCGCCCGAACGGGTGCAGCAGGTGATGATTGGGTATAGCGACAGCAACAAGGATGGCGGCATCGGCGCAAGCCTGTGGGCATTGCAGAAGGCGCAGCAGGCGCTTGCCGCCGAAGGACGGATGGCAGGAGTGCGCATTCGCTTCTTCCACGGTCGCGGGGGAACAATGAGTCGCGGCGCTGGACCGACCGGACGCTTCATCAGGGCATTGCCGGTTGAAGCGCTGGCAGGCGACCTCCGCATGACTGAACAGGGAGAGACAATTTCTCAGAAATACGCCAATCGCATCAGTGCTGTCTATAACTTCGAACTCTTGCTGGCGGGCGTCACGGGGTCCACGCTCCGACCGTACACGCCCCGACCACAGCATCTAACGATGGCGCTCGACCTGCTTGCCCGGCACAGTCAGCGAGCATATCGCGCGCTGGTGGAGCATGAGCGTTTTCTTCCGTTCTTTCGGGAAGCGACGCCAATTGACGCTATCGAGGCGAGTCGGATCGGCTCGCGTCCGGCGCGGCGCACCGGCGCGCAGTCTCTCACCGACCTGCGCGCCATTCCGTGGGTGTTCAGTTGGAACCAGGCGCGCTTTTACCTGTCGGGCTGGTATGGCATCGGCAGCGGGCTGGCAATGGTGCAGGCGGAGGAACCGGCGCTGTTCGATACCCTCTGTGCCGAAATGCGCGAATGGGCGCCACTGCACTATCTCCTGGGAAATGCGGCAACGAGCGTGATGAATGCGGATGAGCACATCATGCGCGCCTATGCGGAGTTGGTGCATGATCCCGTCACCCGAACCGTCATTCTCGATACCATTCTGGAAGAATTTGCGCGCACCCGCGCGATGCTCGAAAGGGTCTATGGCGGATCTCTCGAGGAAAAACGTCCCTATATCGCCCGCCAGCTCGAATTGCGGCGAGCGGGATTGTATTCCCTCCATCGCGAACAGATCACGAGTCTACGCTCCTGGCGAGCGGTGCGCAACCTCGATCCAGAAGCAGGCGAAGCGCAGCTGCGCCTGCTTCTGCTGCTGATCAATGCGATTGCGGCTGGTTTGCGCGCCACAGGGTAA
- a CDS encoding sigma-70 family RNA polymerase sigma factor: MSRMMQQHPWDELDERQEIVNEDDTAPVTDIEEMTAETLEETLEPDSTLDSIQHYLQEIGRVPLLTAAEEIELAERMERGAAAERRLASGEDLSPQLRQALLADVAAAQEARRHLIQANLRLVVSIAKKYVGRGLSLLDLIQEGNIGLMRAVEKFDYHKGNRFSTYATWWIRQAVTRAIAEQGRTIRLPVHMSESVGQVKRTADRLAQALERQPTPEEIATALGQPTERIERVLEASRRPVSLETPVGEDGEHTLGDFLQDSELPTPVEAASQQLLRRDLAAALDRLNERERRIIDLRYGLVDGQRRTLEEVGRVLGMTRERARQIEAEALRRLRAPDVGLHLRDYLE; encoded by the coding sequence ATGAGCCGAATGATGCAGCAGCATCCGTGGGATGAACTCGATGAGCGCCAGGAGATCGTCAATGAGGACGACACGGCGCCTGTGACAGATATTGAGGAGATGACAGCCGAGACACTGGAGGAAACGCTGGAGCCGGATTCGACGCTCGATTCGATCCAGCACTACTTGCAGGAGATTGGCCGCGTGCCGCTGTTGACAGCTGCGGAGGAGATCGAACTCGCCGAGCGCATGGAGCGCGGCGCTGCCGCTGAACGTCGCCTGGCATCGGGGGAAGATCTCAGCCCGCAGTTGCGTCAGGCGTTGCTCGCCGATGTGGCCGCTGCTCAGGAGGCGCGCCGCCATCTGATCCAGGCGAACCTGCGCCTGGTGGTGAGCATTGCCAAGAAGTATGTCGGGCGCGGACTCTCGTTGCTCGACCTCATCCAGGAAGGGAATATCGGACTGATGCGCGCCGTCGAGAAGTTCGACTACCACAAGGGGAATCGTTTCTCGACGTATGCGACCTGGTGGATCCGTCAGGCGGTGACCCGCGCAATTGCCGAGCAGGGTCGCACTATTCGCCTGCCGGTGCATATGAGCGAATCGGTCGGGCAGGTTAAGCGCACGGCGGATCGCCTGGCGCAGGCGCTCGAGCGGCAGCCCACTCCTGAGGAGATCGCCACTGCACTTGGGCAGCCGACCGAGCGGATTGAGCGCGTGCTCGAAGCGTCGCGCCGTCCGGTGTCGCTCGAGACGCCGGTTGGCGAGGACGGCGAGCATACCCTAGGCGATTTCTTGCAGGACAGTGAATTGCCCACACCGGTCGAAGCGGCGTCGCAGCAACTACTCCGGCGTGATCTGGCGGCTGCGCTTGATCGCCTGAATGAGCGCGAACGCCGGATCATTGATCTTCGCTATGGGCTGGTGGACGGGCAGCGCCGCACACTCGAGGAGGTTGGGCGGGTGCTCGGAATGACCCGCGAACGCGCGCGGCAGATCGAGGCGGAAGCGCTGCGGCGCCTGCGCGCGCCCGACGTTGGGTTGCACCTGCGCGATTACCTTGAGTAG
- the malQ gene encoding 4-alpha-glucanotransferase — protein sequence MRPFPRRSGVILHPTSLPGPYGIGDLGDGAYRFVDFLAAAGQTYWQVLPLSPTGYADSPYQGISAFAGNPLMINPDRLIADGHLTSADLVDRPAFSDDRVDFGAVIGWKFALLNRAFARFQATPSTNRARFEQFCDEQAAWLDEAALFMALKQAHGMRAWTEWPLALAARDPDALALARAELADVVEAHKYFQWLFFTQWQELRHYANRRGIRIIGDVPIFVALDSADVWANPHLFCLDANLRPTVVSGVPPDYFSETGQLWGHPLYRWDVMAADGYRWWIDRFRASFTLVDVVRIDHFRGFYNYWEIPAGETTAINGRWVDGPRADLFMAVTAALGEVAIIAEDLGDFTPESRAGLDALMAQFGFPGMRILQFAFNRREGDRFFPHNYPRACVVYTGTHDNDTLAGWFTNSSTDAERRDALRYLCGSADDIVWAFIRTAWMSVADTAMTTVQDLLGLGSEARMNLPGTLGSHNWTWRVPSGALDRHRARRLRDLTEIYQRLP from the coding sequence ATGAGACCTTTTCCACGCCGCAGCGGGGTGATCCTGCATCCGACATCACTTCCTGGACCATACGGCATCGGCGACCTTGGCGATGGGGCGTATCGCTTTGTCGATTTTCTCGCCGCTGCCGGGCAGACGTACTGGCAGGTCCTGCCGCTCAGTCCGACCGGATACGCCGACTCGCCCTACCAGGGAATTTCGGCGTTCGCCGGTAATCCGCTGATGATCAACCCGGACCGCCTGATCGCCGATGGTCATCTGACGTCTGCCGATCTGGTCGATCGTCCGGCGTTCTCTGATGATCGGGTCGATTTTGGCGCTGTGATTGGTTGGAAATTCGCGCTGCTCAATCGCGCCTTTGCGCGCTTTCAGGCGACGCCATCCACCAACCGCGCGCGGTTCGAGCAGTTTTGTGATGAGCAGGCAGCCTGGCTCGACGAGGCGGCGCTGTTTATGGCGCTGAAACAGGCGCATGGCATGCGCGCCTGGACGGAGTGGCCTCTGGCGCTTGCAGCGCGCGACCCGGACGCGCTGGCGCTGGCGCGTGCTGAACTTGCCGATGTGGTCGAAGCGCACAAATATTTCCAGTGGCTGTTCTTCACACAGTGGCAGGAATTGCGACACTACGCCAATCGTCGCGGCATCCGCATTATTGGCGATGTGCCGATCTTCGTCGCGCTCGACAGCGCCGATGTCTGGGCGAATCCACATCTGTTCTGCCTCGATGCAAACCTGCGCCCAACCGTCGTTTCTGGCGTACCACCTGATTATTTCAGTGAGACAGGGCAACTCTGGGGGCATCCGCTCTATCGGTGGGATGTCATGGCTGCCGATGGGTATCGCTGGTGGATCGACCGCTTTCGCGCTTCGTTTACGCTTGTCGATGTCGTGCGTATCGACCACTTTCGCGGTTTCTACAACTACTGGGAAATTCCGGCAGGTGAAACGACTGCGATCAACGGTCGCTGGGTCGATGGTCCGCGCGCCGATCTGTTCATGGCGGTCACCGCAGCGCTCGGCGAGGTGGCGATCATCGCCGAAGACCTTGGCGATTTTACGCCTGAGTCGCGCGCCGGTCTCGATGCGCTCATGGCACAGTTTGGCTTTCCGGGAATGCGCATTCTTCAATTTGCCTTCAACCGCCGCGAAGGGGACCGCTTCTTTCCGCACAACTACCCGCGCGCCTGTGTCGTGTATACTGGAACCCACGACAACGACACCCTTGCCGGATGGTTCACCAACAGTTCGACCGACGCCGAACGACGTGATGCGCTGCGCTATCTCTGCGGCAGCGCCGACGATATCGTCTGGGCATTCATCCGCACCGCCTGGATGTCGGTCGCCGACACAGCCATGACAACGGTGCAGGACCTGCTCGGTCTGGGGAGCGAGGCGCGGATGAACCTGCCCGGCACGCTTGGGTCGCATAACTGGACCTGGCGTGTGCCATCGGGAGCGCTTGATCGGCATCGTGCCAGACGCCTGCGCGATCTGACGGAGATTTATCAGCGATTGCCCTGA
- a CDS encoding YccF domain-containing protein: MQNQPVVIAQRSGPSLLIRALYFIVFGLWFSSIWTAIAWVLCVTIIGLPLGLWMLNRLPQVVTLAPQRSDLVIANGRAYYADTPQRPFLLRAIWFMFVGWWLSALWLALAWALCASIIGMVIAFWMFDRVPAIITLARH; encoded by the coding sequence ATGCAGAATCAACCTGTGGTTATCGCGCAGCGCAGCGGACCCAGCCTGCTGATCCGCGCGCTCTACTTCATCGTCTTTGGATTGTGGTTCAGCAGCATCTGGACGGCCATCGCATGGGTGTTGTGCGTCACAATTATCGGTCTGCCGCTGGGTTTGTGGATGTTGAACCGGCTGCCGCAGGTTGTGACCCTGGCGCCGCAGCGTAGTGATCTGGTGATTGCCAATGGACGCGCCTACTACGCCGATACACCACAACGACCGTTTCTCCTGCGCGCCATCTGGTTTATGTTCGTCGGTTGGTGGCTGAGCGCGCTGTGGCTGGCGCTCGCCTGGGCATTGTGCGCTTCCATTATCGGCATGGTCATTGCCTTCTGGATGTTCGACCGTGTGCCGGCGATCATCACCCTGGCGCGCCACTGA
- a CDS encoding COG1361 family protein has protein sequence MLRHFRSCLPGLYTGIARLHQHTMLATSLVCIALILTIAGATSVRAVYTSPTGGPVTMSPSPGAGAATPYPSTIDVSGLSGSIVSVVVRLNGLSHAFPDDLDIVLVGPSGQAVMLMSDVGGATPITNVNLVFSASATANLPDAGPITSGTYRPTNIGGNDTMPSHPNLPAGPYGTALSVYNLANPNGIWHLYVAEDDSGSSGSLTSWQLEIVTIDLQATLTSVPSSVNAGDPLNYNITVTNAGTDPVANVTLTSAIPANTAFSLVTPPAGWTCPPPAAGASTFSCTAASVAVGSATFTVQLNVDPATAPGTTLPLSTTISSATPEANTENNTSSATVTVTTSANLEVVTLTAPASVNAGENVESVTTVRNNGPSFAANASVSLPLDTDTTFVALTSPDGWNCTTPNVGKTGTVTCTIATFTVTSVEFRLTVRVKPDVAPGATVDSTATIASETTDPNTANNTRQATTNITTLADLALTVSDEPDPVSAGAQLSYTIVATNNGPSNASSSRRRPLFPPIPPSSRLPHRMDGTARRQASATSVQSRAPGPVSALVMQLLPCASGSSRAHPSARPCR, from the coding sequence ATGCTTCGACACTTCCGCTCTTGCTTACCCGGATTATACACCGGCATCGCGCGATTGCATCAGCACACCATGCTTGCCACAAGTCTCGTGTGTATTGCCTTGATTCTGACGATTGCAGGCGCAACATCAGTGCGCGCTGTGTACACCAGCCCGACCGGCGGACCGGTGACGATGTCTCCTTCACCAGGGGCAGGCGCTGCGACGCCATACCCCTCGACGATCGACGTCAGCGGGTTGAGCGGTTCGATTGTGAGCGTCGTGGTGCGACTGAATGGCTTGTCGCACGCCTTTCCCGACGATCTTGACATTGTTCTGGTCGGTCCGTCCGGTCAGGCGGTCATGCTTATGTCCGATGTCGGCGGCGCGACCCCGATAACCAACGTAAATCTTGTCTTTAGCGCAAGCGCGACAGCCAACCTTCCCGATGCCGGTCCAATCACCAGCGGAACCTATCGACCGACGAACATCGGTGGAAACGACACGATGCCTTCCCACCCGAATCTGCCTGCAGGACCGTATGGAACGGCGCTGTCGGTGTACAATCTGGCAAATCCCAACGGCATCTGGCACCTGTACGTTGCCGAAGATGACAGCGGTTCGAGTGGTTCGCTGACGTCCTGGCAACTCGAGATTGTGACGATCGACCTTCAGGCAACGCTTACTTCTGTTCCATCCTCGGTGAACGCCGGTGATCCGCTGAACTACAACATCACAGTAACCAATGCAGGCACCGATCCGGTGGCAAATGTCACCCTGACCAGCGCCATTCCTGCCAACACCGCCTTCAGTCTGGTGACGCCGCCTGCCGGCTGGACCTGCCCTCCGCCGGCGGCTGGTGCGTCGACGTTCAGTTGCACGGCTGCTTCCGTTGCAGTTGGCAGCGCAACCTTCACTGTGCAATTGAATGTCGATCCGGCAACTGCGCCGGGCACGACATTGCCGCTCTCTACAACCATTTCATCCGCCACACCCGAAGCCAATACGGAGAATAACACGTCATCCGCTACGGTTACTGTCACCACTTCAGCGAATCTGGAGGTTGTGACGCTGACGGCGCCCGCCAGCGTCAATGCCGGTGAGAACGTTGAGTCCGTCACAACGGTGCGCAACAATGGTCCCAGTTTTGCCGCCAATGCCAGCGTATCACTGCCGCTCGACACAGATACGACGTTTGTGGCGCTGACATCGCCCGACGGCTGGAACTGCACTACTCCCAACGTCGGCAAGACCGGCACAGTGACATGCACCATCGCAACCTTTACCGTAACCAGTGTGGAATTCCGCCTGACGGTGCGGGTGAAACCCGACGTCGCTCCGGGTGCGACGGTTGACAGCACAGCAACCATTGCATCAGAGACCACCGATCCGAATACCGCCAATAATACCAGACAGGCGACCACGAACATTACCACTCTCGCCGATCTGGCGCTGACCGTCTCGGATGAGCCTGATCCGGTCAGCGCCGGCGCCCAACTAAGCTACACGATTGTCGCCACGAACAACGGGCCGAGCAACGCCAGCTCGTCACGACGACGACCTCTATTCCCACCAATACCACCTTCGTCTCGCTTGCCGCACCGGATGGATGGAACTGCACGACGCCAGGCGTCGGCGACATCGGTGCAATCACGTGCACCAGGCCCGGTTTCGGCCTTGGTAATGCAACTTTTACCCTGCGCGTCCGGGTCAAGCAGGGCACACCCGTCAGCACGACCCTGTCGTTGA
- a CDS encoding transglutaminase domain-containing protein, whose product MTYHTRSAPAATTYAQAGPLTDLSAYRTQLAPLPETIADLCRVVQGVLMHTFWQGRDTRPLTEEHRQALYARSAAVKLAAILHLDDRPLTIARSPDRRLPATSRDHSLLLVALLRHQRVPARSRCGFVTYIAPQHYEEHWLVEYWDDTEGRWILVDPQMDADQRAALNVTFDPLDIPRTRFLSSGAAWQHCRSGTLDPSLFGHLEDRGMHAIRCTLIRDLAALNRVEMQPWDRWGLMLPPDEMLNDADMTLLDTVAHATVGAVATPSADAVEALYASDSRLRPPYPWLVTPGIIPMTI is encoded by the coding sequence ATGACATACCACACTCGTTCTGCTCCTGCTGCAACAACCTATGCTCAGGCTGGTCCATTGACCGACCTGTCGGCATATCGCACACAACTCGCTCCTCTTCCAGAAACCATCGCCGATCTCTGCCGCGTGGTTCAGGGAGTGCTGATGCATACCTTCTGGCAGGGTCGGGATACTCGACCATTGACCGAGGAGCACAGGCAAGCCCTCTACGCGCGATCAGCCGCCGTAAAACTGGCTGCCATCCTTCACCTCGACGATCGACCGCTCACGATTGCGCGTTCACCGGATCGACGTCTGCCTGCAACATCGCGCGACCACAGTCTGCTCCTGGTGGCGCTGCTTCGCCACCAACGTGTTCCGGCGCGGTCACGTTGCGGCTTTGTCACCTATATTGCGCCGCAGCACTATGAAGAACACTGGCTGGTTGAGTACTGGGACGACACTGAGGGTCGCTGGATTCTGGTCGATCCGCAGATGGATGCCGATCAACGCGCGGCATTGAATGTCACCTTCGATCCGCTCGATATTCCACGGACTCGCTTCCTGAGCAGCGGTGCGGCCTGGCAGCACTGTCGGTCGGGCACACTCGACCCCTCGCTCTTTGGTCACCTCGAAGACCGGGGTATGCATGCGATCCGCTGCACCCTGATCCGCGATCTGGCAGCGCTTAATCGTGTCGAAATGCAGCCATGGGATCGCTGGGGGCTGATGCTGCCGCCGGACGAAATGCTGAACGATGCGGACATGACACTGCTCGACACCGTGGCGCATGCGACCGTCGGCGCCGTAGCGACACCTTCTGCCGATGCCGTCGAGGCGCTCTATGCCTCGGACTCCCGTCTTCGCCCGCCGTACCCGTGGCTGGTTACGCCGGGTATTATACCAATGACGATTTAA